The Cryomorphaceae bacterium 1068 genome segment TACTTACTCATAGCTTCACGGCCACCATTGAAGTAAGGCATCGACTCGACGATTGTATAAGTGGTTGGTTCATCTTGGCTGTAAACAATTGCCACTCCAAAAAACAAATAGACAAGAGTGATTAAAGCTTTTAAAGGAACAGCTGTCTGCCGAGATTTAAGTTCAGGAAGTTTCATCATATACCTCAATTCAATTGCTGAGCGTTGCAAAGCTATATATTCTTGTTTGTCCTGCCGCGGAGATGGGCAATGCTGCATCAAGTCGTTTCCGTATTTCTCTGTACTTATTTGCATTTGGTTAAACCGCTCCTGAGTCGCTTAGCGGTCACTCTGAGGCTTCCCGAATCACAAACTATGTGTCTCTTTTCCTTTGATGAATGTGGTGTCAAAAAAAAGTCTTCTTTGACATCAAAAAGATCTTTCTTGAAGTCAAAAAAACCTCCCGTAGGACAAAAAATCTTTTTCAGCAGTCAAAATCAACTCATTTGGAGTCAAAGTCAGGCTTTTTTGTAGTGAGTTAAGTCTGTTTTTGATAATAAAAACGATTTCTTTAGCTGGTCTAGTAAACCCTTCATAATGACTACCCGATTCAAATTTACTATATTCTGCTTGCTTTGTACTGCTATTTGGGCAAAAGCCCAGTCTTTCGAAAATAGCTTAGAGGCCTTTTGTGATTCCGTCCACGAGGCCAATCCCTCTTCGGTGGGAATAATGGTACATGTCGAATCCCCTCAACGGAATATTTCATTTAGCACGGCCAGCGGAGTTTCGTCAAAAGATGTCCGCACAGACTTGAATCCTGACCAGCCCGCCTTATTGGCCAGCAATACCAAAACCTTTGTCTCAGCAGCCATCTTGAGGTTGGTCGAGATGGGGCGCTTATCGGTAGATGATCCTACAGGCCTTTTGCTTTCTGAGAAAACGCGAACGCTTTTTGAGGGTGGGGGATACGACTTGAATGCCATCAAGGTGAAGCACTTAATGTCTCATACCAGTGGTGTGCGGGATTATGTCGATGAAGAATACATCAACTTTGTAGATCAAAACCAAGGCTATAGGTGGACCCGCGACGAGCAATTGGAAAGGAGCATCGCGGCCGGAGAGCCTCTTGGAAATCCTGAATATACCTTTAGCTATGCTGATGCGAACTATCTTTTGCTTACCGAAATCATCGAAGGAATAACCGAAAAGCCATTTTACACAGCCATGCGTGAGCTTCTGCGCTATGAAGATTTGGGATTGAATAATACATGGATGCCTTCGCTTGAAGAAAAACCCAAACAAACCAAGACCTTGGTGTACCAATATAACGAAAGCTTGGGTTGGGATTCTTACGAGGTAGATGTATCCGCTGATTTATACGGTGGTGGTGGAATAGCATCCACCACAAGCGACTTGGCCAACTTTGCGTACAAGCTTTTCCATTGCGAAATCGTGGAGGATACGACCACATTCAATTTGATATATACGAAGATCCCCACTCAGGACACCGTTCCAAGCCATTACGGTTTTGGATTGACTCGTTACGATGTTTCAGGATATACCGCTTATGGACATGGCGGTTTTTGGGGAACGAAGGTGATCTATATCCCAGAATTGGATACTTCCATTGCTGTATTCGTTCTTGAGCGTGACCGTCGCAGTTTGACATCGGGAATAATCGATCACATTATTGGATTGTTGGAAGACTAGCGTTAAACTGAAAACACAATCTCATATTAAGACAAGAGCATTATCTCTACAGCGTTTGCTAGTGTAACTGTTATCACAAAGAATAAGCATGGCTCAATCCACCTTTGAGTAGGATGAAAATTCCTTAAAACAAAAGCCATGGAAGATACACGCGAATATGAAGTAGTCAGCATGCCCAGAATTGGCGATGCTGCTCCGAAATTTGAAGCTGTAACCACACAGGGAGATATCACTTTCCCCGATGATTACAGTGGTAGTTGGGTAATACTTTTTAGCCACCCTGCTGATTTTACCCCCGTGTGCACCTCAGAGTTTATGACCTTCGCTACGATGGAGGAAAAGTTTAATGAAGCCAATTGCAAACTGGTGGGACTTTCTATCGACGGACTCTACAGTCACATTGCATGGTTGAGGACCATCAAAGAGAAAATAGAGTACAAAGGGATGAAAGACGTGGAAGTGAACTTCCCGTTGATTGAGGACATCAAGATGGATGTAGCCAAGAAATACGGAATGATTCAACCCAATGAAGACTCTACAAAAGCGGTGAGAGCGGTTTTCTTTATCGATCCCAAGGGAATGATCAGAGCGATCATCTACTATCCTCTCAGTCTGGGAAGAAATTTTGACGAACTGCACAGGGTAGTTCTTGCCCTGAAGGCAGCAGATGAGTTTGGGGTAGCGACTCCGGCAGATTGGCGACCGGGCGATGATGTGATCGTAAGCCCCGCAGGATCTTGCGGTACTGCAAAGGATAGAATGGAAGACGGTGAGCTTGACTGCAAAGATTGGTTCTTCTGTACGAAAAAGCTGAGTAAAGAAGACGTGATGAACAAAGTTCTGAACAAAGAGGCGAAAAGACCCAAAGTGAGTTTGAATTAATTCAGCTTACTCCGAATAGATGAAAGTAGTAGATTCG includes the following:
- a CDS encoding energy transducer TonB; protein product: MQISTEKYGNDLMQHCPSPRQDKQEYIALQRSAIELRYMMKLPELKSRQTAVPLKALITLVYLFFGVAIVYSQDEPTTYTIVESMPYFNGGREAMSKYLSDNIRYTESAEKANVSGTIYVTFVVDEDGRTTETKILRSLHPDLDSIAIAMIERMPDWNPGMQRGKKVRVQYNLPIVLV
- a CDS encoding serine hydrolase, giving the protein MTTRFKFTIFCLLCTAIWAKAQSFENSLEAFCDSVHEANPSSVGIMVHVESPQRNISFSTASGVSSKDVRTDLNPDQPALLASNTKTFVSAAILRLVEMGRLSVDDPTGLLLSEKTRTLFEGGGYDLNAIKVKHLMSHTSGVRDYVDEEYINFVDQNQGYRWTRDEQLERSIAAGEPLGNPEYTFSYADANYLLLTEIIEGITEKPFYTAMRELLRYEDLGLNNTWMPSLEEKPKQTKTLVYQYNESLGWDSYEVDVSADLYGGGGIASTTSDLANFAYKLFHCEIVEDTTTFNLIYTKIPTQDTVPSHYGFGLTRYDVSGYTAYGHGGFWGTKVIYIPELDTSIAVFVLERDRRSLTSGIIDHIIGLLED
- a CDS encoding peroxiredoxin, whose protein sequence is MEDTREYEVVSMPRIGDAAPKFEAVTTQGDITFPDDYSGSWVILFSHPADFTPVCTSEFMTFATMEEKFNEANCKLVGLSIDGLYSHIAWLRTIKEKIEYKGMKDVEVNFPLIEDIKMDVAKKYGMIQPNEDSTKAVRAVFFIDPKGMIRAIIYYPLSLGRNFDELHRVVLALKAADEFGVATPADWRPGDDVIVSPAGSCGTAKDRMEDGELDCKDWFFCTKKLSKEDVMNKVLNKEAKRPKVSLN